In a genomic window of Punica granatum isolate Tunisia-2019 chromosome 6, ASM765513v2, whole genome shotgun sequence:
- the LOC116210685 gene encoding transcriptional activator DEMETER-like isoform X5 — protein MSRLKAELADSAAMDILDENREDHDLGEGEQRSTGGELLNFVLADGTALHGSKTDRHKEVWEGAEVTNLLDAFSAEDAALAGISFTELLSSSIAPNIESFSIERISAVDGDRNNGDVQVEKGDAGCFTSLGLNQARCGQATGSTASLETFSMKRGSAADGGDQGNGEDQVAKENTTYSTSLVPDQACHDHTTGSTSREDAFAPPTPLHSRNVHKIRRIGIDLNKAPRPKPRKKKHAIPKIATGKPVRTPKLETRENGSSTGKRKYVRKNVVEGSSTPFVEESPRKNVRKNQSPNTPIEDALREYSSPSCKSSPSVIQKASDPTFGLREKSCKRRLNFDEFPKVDVKGYDRTENFDLNLLPQELISQPRVQGRVIRRSQCLIGSRKVGPNFPEIYKGKRTERHRKAFLGCLPCFPRSFKKKRSIRRSRANIPGLWLLILEVVHEKQRKLLQRRQLKMKGLKVKNAKEKSTEIVEGGQQSRNNAQMGDMIIEASPKKAPKKRAGTTKGLVEKLLEQNIQKLMRLSIEDGVGTLSLVPYKPKQKAPKVLLDAETMRAWNKLMMLEYADNDNSGETEKDERWERERDKFRLWVENFTAYMHMILGDRRFTPWKGSVVDSVVGVFLTQNVSDYLSSSAFMSLCAKFPPKSANEDREDAKIDERAERIASNAGFVESETELDDGTRKGSDECSGVDQGSRYVQNMPSLSTESKNLCNVFPFPAKGSPSICLSQESSPFPEDVIEKIDSVNVRAERRVQSDPIFEEISEKDHAQVENETASPSRKKKSVSQKEKKTVDPAEWERLRKIYSTDGPRPKDHMDSVDWEAVRCAKLEEVAETIRERGQHYIIASRIQEFLTGLVTLHGSIDLEWLRNCPPNKAKDYLLKVNGLGLKSVECVRLLCLRNMAFPVDTNVGRIAVRLGWVPLLPLPDNLQLHLLEKYPIMDEIQRYLWPRICTLHQRTLYELHYHLITFGKVFCTKRSPNCNACPLRGDCKHFASAFASSFPLPPPRDESVVTSVVPVSADENNFDQSSTVIRNSVPLLEPNSQASICQPIIEEPATPEPETCISPLRDIEDLCLGNDSDDEIPTIKLNSSAFVDNLCSIMNENNRPIQDASKALVVLTPEAASIPSTKLKYVGRLRTEHEVYELPDDHPLVRSLDRREPDDPCPYLLAIWPTGPLELPESRCESETPGDLCNNERCLSCHACGDWSPKTVKGTILIPCRTAMRGSFPLNGTYFQVNEVFADDESSRDPIDVPRDSIWFLTKRIAYFGTSTTTILRGLPIQKIQKCFWQEFVCVRGFDRKTRAPRPLSIRFHRPTSKTGKGAAAAAAAADDE, from the exons ATGAGCAGGTTAAAGGCAGAGTTAGCAGATTCTGCTGCCATGGATATCTTGGACGAAAATAGAGAGGATCATGATCTCGGTGAAGGTGAACAGCGTAGTACAGGAGGCGAACTTCTAAATTTTGTTCTGGCTGATGGCACGGCACTGCATGGAAGCAAAACTGACAGGCATAAAGAAGTCTGGGAGGGTGCCGAAGTCACCAATTTACTAGATGCCTTTAGTGCCGAGGATGCTGCATTGgctggaattagtttcactgAACTGTTGAGCTCATCTATTGCACCAAATATCGAATCCTTCAGTATAGAAAGAATTTCTGCAGTTGATG GTGATCGCAATAATGGAGACGTGCAAGTTGAAAAGGGAGATGCCGGCTGTTTTACGAGTCTTGGCCTTAATCAGGCTCGTTGTGGCCAAGCAACTGGGAGCACGGCAAGCCTCGAAACATTTAGTATGAAAAGAGGTTCTGCAGCGGATGGTG GTGATCAAGGTAACGGTGAAGATCAGGTTGCTAAGGAAAACACCACCTACTCTACAAGTTTAGTCCCTGATCAGGCTTGTCACGACCACACAACAGGGAGCACTTCAAGGGAAGATGCCTTTGCTCCTCCGACTCCATTGCACAGTCGCAATGTGCACAAGATACGCAGAATTGGCATCGATTTAAACAAGGCACCAAGGCCGAAaccaaggaagaagaagcatgCCATCCCCAAAATTGCTACTGGAAAACCTGTGAGAACTCCAAAGCTTGAAACTCGAGAGAATGGTTCCTCTACAGGAAAAAGGAAGTATGTGCGGAAAAATGTTGTGGAAGGTTCATCAACACCATTTGTAGAAGAATCACCCAGGAAGAATGTGAGGAAGAATCAGTCGCCGAATACTCCCATTGAGGATGCTTTGAGGGAATATTCTTCTCCTAGCTGTAAATCTTCTCCGAGTGTTATCCAAAAAGCAAGTGACCCAACTTTTGGACTTAGAGAGAAATCGTGTAAGCGGCGCTTGAACTTTGATGAGTTCCCGAAGGTAGATGTGAAGGGATATGATCGTACTGAGAATTTTGACCTCAATTTGCTACCTCAAGAATTGATATCTCAACCTCGAGTTCAGGGTAGAGTGATTAGAAGAAGTCAATGTCTCATTGGAAGTCGAAAAGTTGGGCCAAATTTTCCAGAGATATACAAGGGGAAGAGAACCGAGAGGCATCGAAAAGCATTTCTGGGCTGTCTTCCTTGTTTCCCAAGAAGTTTCAAGAAGAAGAGGTCTATTAGGAGGTCTAGAGCAAATATACCTGGACTCTGGTTACTTATATTAGAAGTTGTTCatgaaaaacaaagaaaattgtTGCAGAGGAGGCAGCTGAAAATGAAAGGTTTGAAGGTAAAGAATGCGAAAGAGAAATCTACTGAAATTGTTGAGGGGGGACAACAGAGTCGTAATAATGCTCAGATGGGTGATATGATAATTGAAGCTTCTCCAAAAAAAGCACCAAAGAAAAGAGCCGGTACAACAAAAG GCCTAGTGGAAAAACTGCTCGAACAAAACATTCAGAAGCTGATGCGTTTGAGTATTGAAGATGGAGTTGGCACTCTGAGTTTGGTTCCTTATAAGCCTAAGCAAAAGGCACCAAAGGTCCTTCTAGACGCTGAAACCATGAGAGCATGGAATAAATTGATGATGTTAGAGTATGCGGACAATGACAACAGCGGGGAAACAGAAAAAGACGAAAGatgggaaagagagagagataagttTCGTTTATGGGTTGAGAACTTCACCGCTTATATGCACATGATCCTAG GAGATAGACGTTTCACGCCATGGAAAGGTTCAGTCGTAGACTCGGTGGTTGGAGTTTTCCTCACTCAGAATGTATCAGATTATCTCTCTAG CTCTGCTTTTATGTCACTCTGCGCCAAGTTTCCTCCTAAGTCAGCAAATGAAGATAGAGAAGATGCGAAAATTGACGAGCGTGCGGAGCGAATTGCGAGTAATGCGGGATTTGTCGAGTCTGAAACAGAATTGGATGATGGGACAAGAAAAGGGTCTGATGAATGCTCAGGTGTAGATCAAGGAAGCAGATATGTGCAGAACATGCCTTCACTTTCAACTGAATCGAAAAATCTTTGTAATGTCTTTCCATTTCCTGCCAAAGGCTCTCCCTCAATTTGTCTTTCCCAAGAAAGTAGCCCATTTCCAGAAGATGTGATCGAGAAGATTGATTCGGTAAATGTTCGAGCTGAGAGACGAGTCCAAAGTGACCCAATATTCGAAGAAATTAGTGAAAAAGATCATGCTCAAGTGGAAAACGAAACAGCTTCTCCGAGCAGAAAGAAGAAGAGTGTTTCtcagaaggaaaagaagacaGTGGACCCCGCAGAATGGGAAAGATTAAGGAAAATATATTCAACTGATGGACCAAGACCTAAGGATCATATGGACTCGGTGGACTGGGAGGCAGTGAGATGTGCAAAGCTCGAGGAAGTAGCCGAGACAATTAGAGAACGAGGTCAGCATTATATCATCGCGTCACGAATACAG GAATTCCTCACGGGTTTGGTTACGCTGCATGGTAGTATCGACCTTGAATGGTTACGTAACTGTCCACCCAATAAAGCGAA AGATTACCTTCTAAAAGTGAATGGATTGGGACTGAAAAGTGTTGAATGTGTACGACTTTTGTGTCTTCGAAATATGGCCTTCCCG GTCGATACTAATGTTGGGCGCATAGCAGTCCGTCTTGGTTGGGTACCATTACTACCTCTACCAGATAACCTTCAATTGCATCTGCTTGAAAA ATACCCGATAATGGACGAGATTCAAAGGTATCTATGGCCACGAATTTGTACTCTTCACCAGCGAACACT ATACGAGCTGCATTATCATCTGATTACATTTGGAAAG GTTTTTTGCACAAAGAGAAGTCCGAATTGCAATGCGTGTCCACTAAGGGGGGACTGCAAACATTTTGCAAGTGCATTTGCAAG TTCATTTCCCCTCCCACCACCACGGGATGAAAGTGTGGTGACCTCGGTGGTACCTGTTTCAGCcgatgaaaataatttcgacCAGAGCTCAACAGTCATTAGAAATTCCGTCCCGTTGTTGGAGCCAAACAGTCAGGCCAGTATCTGTCAGCCTATTATTGAGGAGCCAGCGACCCCAGAACCAGAGACTTGTATCTCACCGTTGAGGGATATTGAAGATCTTTGCCTTGGCAATGATAGTGATGATGAAATCCCAACCATAAAGCTGAATTCGAGTGCATTTGTTGATAATTTGTGTAGTATCATGAACGAGAATAACAGGCCGATTCAAGATGCTTCAAAAGCACTGgttgttttgacaccggaagCTGCATCCATTCCTTCGACTAAGCTGAAGTATGTCGGTCGTCTAAGGACGGAACACGAAGT GTACGAGCTCCCAGATGACCATCCCCTTGTGAGATCG CTTGATAGACGCGAACCTGATGATCCATGCCCTTACCTTCTTGCCATATGGCCCACTG GTCCATTAGAATTGCCGGAATCAAGATGCGAGTCTGAAACCCCAGGAGACTTGTGTAACAATGAAAGATGCTTATCTTGTCATGCTTGTGGGGATTGGAGTCCGAAGACAGTTAAAGGAACGATACTG ATACCATGTCGAACGGCAATGAGGGGTTCATTTCCTTTAAATGGGACATACTTTCAAGTAAATGAG GTTTTTGCTGATGATGAATCTAGTCGTGACCCGATCGACGTTCCTAGGGATTCGATATGGTTCTTAACAAAAAGAATAGCGTATTTCGGGACCTCAACCACTACTATTTTGAGAG GATTACCGATCCAGAAAATTCAGAAATGCTTTTGGCAAG AATTTGTTTGCGTACGAGGATTTGATCGCAAGACTAGGGCTCCTAGGCCTCTATCGATCCGGTTCCATCGTCCTACAAGCAAGACAGGCAAaggagctgctgctgctgctgctgctgcagaTGATGAGTAG
- the LOC116210685 gene encoding transcriptional activator DEMETER-like isoform X2 produces the protein MQTSRSDHQVYQRRAKTIVNSIAEINAGHSERKLPFPPKLVQVYARRRQNVRMSRLKAELADSAAMDILDENREDHDLGEGEQRSTGGELLNFVLADGTALHGSKTDRHKEVWEGAEVTNLLDAFSAEDAALAGISFTELLSSSIAPNIESFSIERISAVDGDRNNGDVQVEKGDAGCFTSLGLNQARCGQATGSTASLETFSMKRGSAADGDQGNGEDQVAKENTTYSTSLVPDQACHDHTTGSTSREDAFAPPTPLHSRNVHKIRRIGIDLNKAPRPKPRKKKHAIPKIATGKPVRTPKLETRENGSSTGKRKYVRKNVVEGSSTPFVEESPRKNVRKNQSPNTPIEDALREYSSPSCKSSPSVIQKASDPTFGLREKSCKRRLNFDEFPKVDVKGYDRTENFDLNLLPQELISQPRVQGRVIRRSQCLIGSRKVGPNFPEIYKGKRTERHRKAFLGCLPCFPRSFKKKRSIRRSRANIPGLWLLILEVVHEKQRKLLQRRQLKMKGLKVKNAKEKSTEIVEGGQQSRNNAQMGDMIIEASPKKAPKKRAGTTKGLVEKLLEQNIQKLMRLSIEDGVGTLSLVPYKPKQKAPKVLLDAETMRAWNKLMMLEYADNDNSGETEKDERWERERDKFRLWVENFTAYMHMILGDRRFTPWKGSVVDSVVGVFLTQNVSDYLSSSAFMSLCAKFPPKSANEDREDAKIDERAERIASNAGFVESETELDDGTRKGSDECSGVDQGSRYVQNMPSLSTESKNLCNVFPFPAKGSPSICLSQESSPFPEDVIEKIDSVNVRAERRVQSDPIFEEISEKDHAQVENETASPSRKKKSVSQKEKKTVDPAEWERLRKIYSTDGPRPKDHMDSVDWEAVRCAKLEEVAETIRERGQHYIIASRIQEFLTGLVTLHGSIDLEWLRNCPPNKAKDYLLKVNGLGLKSVECVRLLCLRNMAFPVDTNVGRIAVRLGWVPLLPLPDNLQLHLLEKYPIMDEIQRYLWPRICTLHQRTLYELHYHLITFGKVFCTKRSPNCNACPLRGDCKHFASAFASSFPLPPPRDESVVTSVVPVSADENNFDQSSTVIRNSVPLLEPNSQASICQPIIEEPATPEPETCISPLRDIEDLCLGNDSDDEIPTIKLNSSAFVDNLCSIMNENNRPIQDASKALVVLTPEAASIPSTKLKYVGRLRTEHEVYELPDDHPLVRSLDRREPDDPCPYLLAIWPTGPLELPESRCESETPGDLCNNERCLSCHACGDWSPKTVKGTILIPCRTAMRGSFPLNGTYFQVNEVFADDESSRDPIDVPRDSIWFLTKRIAYFGTSTTTILRGLPIQKIQKCFWQEFVCVRGFDRKTRAPRPLSIRFHRPTSKTGKGAAAAAAAADDE, from the exons ATGCAGACTTCACGCAGTGATCATCAG GTGTATCAGCGGAGAGCTAAAACAATAGTCAACAGCATTGCAGAGATAAATGCAGGTCACTCGGAGCGAAAACTGCCATTCCCACCAAAACTTGTTCAGGTCTATGCTAGGAGGCGGCAGAACGTGAGGATGAGCAGGTTAAAGGCAGAGTTAGCAGATTCTGCTGCCATGGATATCTTGGACGAAAATAGAGAGGATCATGATCTCGGTGAAGGTGAACAGCGTAGTACAGGAGGCGAACTTCTAAATTTTGTTCTGGCTGATGGCACGGCACTGCATGGAAGCAAAACTGACAGGCATAAAGAAGTCTGGGAGGGTGCCGAAGTCACCAATTTACTAGATGCCTTTAGTGCCGAGGATGCTGCATTGgctggaattagtttcactgAACTGTTGAGCTCATCTATTGCACCAAATATCGAATCCTTCAGTATAGAAAGAATTTCTGCAGTTGATG GTGATCGCAATAATGGAGACGTGCAAGTTGAAAAGGGAGATGCCGGCTGTTTTACGAGTCTTGGCCTTAATCAGGCTCGTTGTGGCCAAGCAACTGGGAGCACGGCAAGCCTCGAAACATTTAGTATGAAAAGAGGTTCTGCAGCGGATG GTGATCAAGGTAACGGTGAAGATCAGGTTGCTAAGGAAAACACCACCTACTCTACAAGTTTAGTCCCTGATCAGGCTTGTCACGACCACACAACAGGGAGCACTTCAAGGGAAGATGCCTTTGCTCCTCCGACTCCATTGCACAGTCGCAATGTGCACAAGATACGCAGAATTGGCATCGATTTAAACAAGGCACCAAGGCCGAAaccaaggaagaagaagcatgCCATCCCCAAAATTGCTACTGGAAAACCTGTGAGAACTCCAAAGCTTGAAACTCGAGAGAATGGTTCCTCTACAGGAAAAAGGAAGTATGTGCGGAAAAATGTTGTGGAAGGTTCATCAACACCATTTGTAGAAGAATCACCCAGGAAGAATGTGAGGAAGAATCAGTCGCCGAATACTCCCATTGAGGATGCTTTGAGGGAATATTCTTCTCCTAGCTGTAAATCTTCTCCGAGTGTTATCCAAAAAGCAAGTGACCCAACTTTTGGACTTAGAGAGAAATCGTGTAAGCGGCGCTTGAACTTTGATGAGTTCCCGAAGGTAGATGTGAAGGGATATGATCGTACTGAGAATTTTGACCTCAATTTGCTACCTCAAGAATTGATATCTCAACCTCGAGTTCAGGGTAGAGTGATTAGAAGAAGTCAATGTCTCATTGGAAGTCGAAAAGTTGGGCCAAATTTTCCAGAGATATACAAGGGGAAGAGAACCGAGAGGCATCGAAAAGCATTTCTGGGCTGTCTTCCTTGTTTCCCAAGAAGTTTCAAGAAGAAGAGGTCTATTAGGAGGTCTAGAGCAAATATACCTGGACTCTGGTTACTTATATTAGAAGTTGTTCatgaaaaacaaagaaaattgtTGCAGAGGAGGCAGCTGAAAATGAAAGGTTTGAAGGTAAAGAATGCGAAAGAGAAATCTACTGAAATTGTTGAGGGGGGACAACAGAGTCGTAATAATGCTCAGATGGGTGATATGATAATTGAAGCTTCTCCAAAAAAAGCACCAAAGAAAAGAGCCGGTACAACAAAAG GCCTAGTGGAAAAACTGCTCGAACAAAACATTCAGAAGCTGATGCGTTTGAGTATTGAAGATGGAGTTGGCACTCTGAGTTTGGTTCCTTATAAGCCTAAGCAAAAGGCACCAAAGGTCCTTCTAGACGCTGAAACCATGAGAGCATGGAATAAATTGATGATGTTAGAGTATGCGGACAATGACAACAGCGGGGAAACAGAAAAAGACGAAAGatgggaaagagagagagataagttTCGTTTATGGGTTGAGAACTTCACCGCTTATATGCACATGATCCTAG GAGATAGACGTTTCACGCCATGGAAAGGTTCAGTCGTAGACTCGGTGGTTGGAGTTTTCCTCACTCAGAATGTATCAGATTATCTCTCTAG CTCTGCTTTTATGTCACTCTGCGCCAAGTTTCCTCCTAAGTCAGCAAATGAAGATAGAGAAGATGCGAAAATTGACGAGCGTGCGGAGCGAATTGCGAGTAATGCGGGATTTGTCGAGTCTGAAACAGAATTGGATGATGGGACAAGAAAAGGGTCTGATGAATGCTCAGGTGTAGATCAAGGAAGCAGATATGTGCAGAACATGCCTTCACTTTCAACTGAATCGAAAAATCTTTGTAATGTCTTTCCATTTCCTGCCAAAGGCTCTCCCTCAATTTGTCTTTCCCAAGAAAGTAGCCCATTTCCAGAAGATGTGATCGAGAAGATTGATTCGGTAAATGTTCGAGCTGAGAGACGAGTCCAAAGTGACCCAATATTCGAAGAAATTAGTGAAAAAGATCATGCTCAAGTGGAAAACGAAACAGCTTCTCCGAGCAGAAAGAAGAAGAGTGTTTCtcagaaggaaaagaagacaGTGGACCCCGCAGAATGGGAAAGATTAAGGAAAATATATTCAACTGATGGACCAAGACCTAAGGATCATATGGACTCGGTGGACTGGGAGGCAGTGAGATGTGCAAAGCTCGAGGAAGTAGCCGAGACAATTAGAGAACGAGGTCAGCATTATATCATCGCGTCACGAATACAG GAATTCCTCACGGGTTTGGTTACGCTGCATGGTAGTATCGACCTTGAATGGTTACGTAACTGTCCACCCAATAAAGCGAA AGATTACCTTCTAAAAGTGAATGGATTGGGACTGAAAAGTGTTGAATGTGTACGACTTTTGTGTCTTCGAAATATGGCCTTCCCG GTCGATACTAATGTTGGGCGCATAGCAGTCCGTCTTGGTTGGGTACCATTACTACCTCTACCAGATAACCTTCAATTGCATCTGCTTGAAAA ATACCCGATAATGGACGAGATTCAAAGGTATCTATGGCCACGAATTTGTACTCTTCACCAGCGAACACT ATACGAGCTGCATTATCATCTGATTACATTTGGAAAG GTTTTTTGCACAAAGAGAAGTCCGAATTGCAATGCGTGTCCACTAAGGGGGGACTGCAAACATTTTGCAAGTGCATTTGCAAG TTCATTTCCCCTCCCACCACCACGGGATGAAAGTGTGGTGACCTCGGTGGTACCTGTTTCAGCcgatgaaaataatttcgacCAGAGCTCAACAGTCATTAGAAATTCCGTCCCGTTGTTGGAGCCAAACAGTCAGGCCAGTATCTGTCAGCCTATTATTGAGGAGCCAGCGACCCCAGAACCAGAGACTTGTATCTCACCGTTGAGGGATATTGAAGATCTTTGCCTTGGCAATGATAGTGATGATGAAATCCCAACCATAAAGCTGAATTCGAGTGCATTTGTTGATAATTTGTGTAGTATCATGAACGAGAATAACAGGCCGATTCAAGATGCTTCAAAAGCACTGgttgttttgacaccggaagCTGCATCCATTCCTTCGACTAAGCTGAAGTATGTCGGTCGTCTAAGGACGGAACACGAAGT GTACGAGCTCCCAGATGACCATCCCCTTGTGAGATCG CTTGATAGACGCGAACCTGATGATCCATGCCCTTACCTTCTTGCCATATGGCCCACTG GTCCATTAGAATTGCCGGAATCAAGATGCGAGTCTGAAACCCCAGGAGACTTGTGTAACAATGAAAGATGCTTATCTTGTCATGCTTGTGGGGATTGGAGTCCGAAGACAGTTAAAGGAACGATACTG ATACCATGTCGAACGGCAATGAGGGGTTCATTTCCTTTAAATGGGACATACTTTCAAGTAAATGAG GTTTTTGCTGATGATGAATCTAGTCGTGACCCGATCGACGTTCCTAGGGATTCGATATGGTTCTTAACAAAAAGAATAGCGTATTTCGGGACCTCAACCACTACTATTTTGAGAG GATTACCGATCCAGAAAATTCAGAAATGCTTTTGGCAAG AATTTGTTTGCGTACGAGGATTTGATCGCAAGACTAGGGCTCCTAGGCCTCTATCGATCCGGTTCCATCGTCCTACAAGCAAGACAGGCAAaggagctgctgctgctgctgctgctgcagaTGATGAGTAG